One Paenibacillus sp. FSL H7-0737 DNA segment encodes these proteins:
- a CDS encoding methionine ABC transporter permease, producing MFDSVLQYQAQMWESIGETFIMVGISVGAALLLGLPLGTLLFFCRKGQLYENKTLSLVLNSIVNIIRSFPFLLLVVALIPVTRFLVGTAIGTMAATVPLSIVAIAYYSRLVEQSLLEVPKGVIEAALSMGASKLGLIFKFLYVEARSGLVLGLTTSTISFISYSTVMGVVGGGGVGDFAIRYGYQRFETEVMIYAIVVMIVLVQLVQFTGGTISRLLDKR from the coding sequence ATGTTTGATAGTGTACTTCAATATCAGGCACAAATGTGGGAATCGATCGGAGAAACTTTTATAATGGTCGGTATTTCTGTTGGTGCCGCACTGCTGCTGGGGCTTCCGCTTGGGACGTTATTGTTTTTTTGCCGAAAAGGGCAGCTCTATGAGAACAAAACATTGTCACTGGTACTCAACAGCATCGTAAATATTATCCGTTCATTTCCATTCCTGCTGCTTGTGGTTGCACTCATTCCGGTCACTCGTTTCCTCGTCGGAACTGCGATTGGAACAATGGCTGCCACGGTTCCGTTATCCATTGTTGCCATTGCTTATTACTCTCGTCTGGTGGAGCAGTCTTTGCTGGAGGTTCCTAAAGGAGTCATAGAAGCGGCGTTGTCTATGGGAGCCTCGAAGCTGGGGTTGATCTTTAAGTTTCTGTATGTAGAGGCTCGTTCGGGTCTAGTGCTCGGACTTACTACCTCCACCATTAGTTTTATCTCTTACTCGACCGTAATGGGGGTTGTTGGAGGGGGCGGGGTTGGTGATTTTGCGATCCGTTACGGATATCAGCGTTTTGAGACTGAAGTGATGATCTATGCGATTGTTGTGATGATTGTATTGGTTCAGTTGGTTCAATTCACAGGAGGTACGATCTCACGGCTGTTAGATAAGCGTTAA